In Pseudomonas saudiphocaensis, one DNA window encodes the following:
- a CDS encoding nitrous oxide reductase family maturation protein NosD, which produces MAVLGFQATHRLQATLALMALMISSGAALAAPQPITVLPLQAEGDNRWTLPAGDYSGQFLIDQPMTLTCAPGAVIRGQNRGNVLTVRAADVTIEGCELRESGRDLTQMNAAIFLEPTANGTVIRNNYLQGAGFGIWAELNQNVLIEGNRIEGDLGLRSQDRGNGIHLFSVKGARVLGNHVWHTRDGIYIDNSNGNSIEHNLFEDLRYGVHYMFSHDNRVIANTTRRTRTGYALMQSRKLTVTGNRSEQDQNYGILMNYITYSTISDNLVADVERGDTGGDSMISGGEGKALFIYNSLFNTIEDNHFQRSDLGIHLTAGSEDNRISGNAFVGNAQQVKYVAIRTQEWSVDGRGNYWSDYLGWDRNEDGLGDIAYEPNDNVDRLLWMYPQVRLLMNSPSIEVLRWVQRAFPVVKSPGVQDSHPLMKPPARGVTEEPMNTTQRPHS; this is translated from the coding sequence ATGGCTGTGCTCGGATTTCAGGCAACTCATCGATTGCAAGCGACATTGGCGCTCATGGCGCTGATGATTTCCAGCGGCGCCGCTCTGGCGGCGCCGCAACCCATCACCGTTCTGCCGCTGCAGGCAGAGGGCGACAACCGCTGGACGCTGCCGGCCGGCGATTACAGCGGACAATTTCTAATCGACCAGCCGATGACGCTGACCTGTGCGCCGGGCGCCGTGATCCGCGGGCAGAACCGCGGCAACGTCCTTACCGTGCGCGCAGCGGACGTCACCATCGAAGGGTGTGAGTTGCGCGAGTCGGGCCGCGACCTGACCCAGATGAACGCAGCGATCTTTCTCGAACCCACGGCCAATGGCACGGTGATCCGCAACAACTACCTGCAGGGAGCGGGCTTCGGGATCTGGGCGGAGCTCAACCAGAACGTGCTGATCGAAGGCAACCGGATCGAAGGCGACCTCGGCCTGCGTTCCCAGGATCGCGGCAACGGCATCCACCTGTTTTCCGTGAAAGGTGCCCGCGTGCTGGGCAACCACGTCTGGCACACCCGCGACGGCATCTATATCGACAACTCCAACGGCAACAGCATCGAGCACAATCTGTTCGAGGATCTGCGCTATGGCGTGCACTACATGTTTTCCCATGACAACCGTGTCATCGCCAATACCACTCGCCGCACCCGCACCGGCTACGCGCTGATGCAAAGCCGCAAGCTGACCGTGACCGGCAACCGCTCGGAGCAGGACCAGAACTACGGGATCCTGATGAACTACATCACCTACTCGACGATCAGCGACAACCTCGTCGCCGACGTGGAGCGTGGCGATACCGGTGGCGACAGCATGATCAGCGGCGGTGAAGGCAAGGCGCTGTTCATCTACAACTCGCTGTTCAACACCATCGAGGACAACCACTTCCAGCGCAGCGACCTGGGCATCCACCTGACTGCGGGTTCGGAAGACAACCGTATCTCCGGCAACGCGTTCGTCGGCAATGCGCAGCAGGTCAAGTACGTTGCCATACGCACCCAGGAATGGTCGGTGGACGGCCGCGGCAACTACTGGAGCGACTACCTGGGCTGGGACCGTAACGAAGACGGTCTGGGCGATATCGCCTACGAGCCCAATGACAACGTCGACCGCCTGCTGTGGATGTACCCCCAGGTGCGCCTGCTGATGAACAGCCCGAGCATCGAAGTGCTGCGCTGGGTGCAGCGCGCGTTTCCGGTGGTCAAGTCACCGGGGGTGCAGGACAGCCATCCGCTGATGAAGCCGCCTGCCAGAGGCGTCACCGAGGAACCGATGAACACAACGCAGAGGCCCCACTCATGA